CATTACCTTGAATAATAGTCAAGGGTCATGGGTCATGGGTCATTCATCATTGGTAGCTGACAACGGCTCGACTGAGCTTCGCCGAACTTCTGACAACTAACAAACGACAACTGACAAATTTATGGAGGAAAAAAATGCGCGATACATTTAATAGAATGATAGGACGGACTCGCTATGTTGTGTTTCGCTTATTTCTACATTTAGGGGGGAGCGATGTAGCACCAATTTTGGGAGTATTAAATCGTGCTGCACGCGCAGCGATTGATGCTGATGGCGAGTTAGAAGTTTTGGGAGAAGCATTGGTAGAAATCAGTGAAAGTTTGTTGCGTTCTGATGAATACTGGCTTTCTGCAGCCAATGAAGGCGATGTATTTTGGGATGAAGGTGAGGCTGGAGATTATGTCAATGAATTATTTAGTGACTCTGCTCAACGATATGGGGCTGAACTAGATTTAAGTTCATCTCGTGGAGCCAATGAGCCTTTATCTATACCTGTGACGCGCAACGTAATTGTAATGATTACAGTCGCTTATGAAGGAGAAGTAGCAGACCTAGAAACTGATCTGTCTAATATTCAGGCACTGAAAGAAGCTTTCAAAGCCTTAATCAATTTACACTACAAACATAAACTAAAGGCAATTCAAGTCCATTTCTCACCAGCACAGTTAGGTGATGATCTGGCTAATGATCAGTTATTACAATATTACCCAGAATTAATTCCTTTATAACCTTTGTCAGTTGTCAGTTGTCAGTTGTCATTTGTCAGTTGTCAGTTGTCATTTGTCATTTGTCATTTGTCAGTTGTCATTTGTCATTTGTCAATCCCCAATCGCTAATCCCCAATCCCGAATCCCCAATCCCTGGTAACAGAGCGGAGCCGTTCGCGTAGCGTCTCGCAGAGAAGTGCAATCCCCAATCCCCTTAGTTTTACTGGTCGGTAGTCCGTACTTACTACGTATATCGGGAACTTGTTAAGCTCAAAGATAGGAAACTAGTGCAATGATCATGACCATATTACGTAGATTTACAGTTGTTTTTTTAGCCCTAAGTTTGTGCTTGACAACTGTCGCCTGTGGGGGTTCAAACCAAACTACACCCTCAGCTAGAAACGTTAACCAAAACTCTGTCACCACTAAGTTGAGTGATGGTCAGTATCCGGTACAACAAGCCACTTACAATGATGGTACTGGGGACTATACGCTGTTTTTACTCAACAGTAAGCCCCCAACCTTCATAACCGAGAATTTGCAAATGGCACGGCTGACGGATGATGAAATCAAGGAGGGTAAGAAAACTTACCTGAATGTGGAAAATGGACAGCCAAGCCTATATCTGACGGAAGACTTTAAAATCGAGTACGTCCATAACGTCACCGAACAAAAAACTAATCCTCAAACCGGACAGCAAGAAACAGTAGTAGTTCGCCAAGAATCTAACTTCTGGACACCCTTTGCTGGCGCTGTGGCTGGTAACTTGGCGGGTCAAGCCATTGGTAGTCTGTTATTTAGACCCCAGTACTATGTACCTCCTGTCTATCAACCCGGACAAGTGTTAACCGGCTACGGTGGATATGGTAGCAACTATGACCAAGCGGTTCAAAGCTACCGCAGCCGCTACAATGAGCCACCTGCAGCCGTGAGAAATCGTACGGCTTTCCGCACTACAGGGAATATTAGGTCTTATCCTGGGGATTCTACTACACGCAATACACCACGTACCACCACGGGAAACCGTCCTAGTGGTTCTGGTTTTGGTAGCAGTGAACTTAGACCCTCTGGTAGTTCCAATTCTAGCAACCGCAATCCTAGTGGTAGTAGTTTTGGTAGTGGAGGACGTTCTTCAGGTCGTCGCTCAACTGGCTTTGGTAGCAGACGCCGCTAATTGACACTCCCACCTATGAAATCAGTAGTCAACGAACAGTTATCAGGTGTATAGTGGGGGTTTTTGGCGGCGCTCGATGATCTGTAGGGGCGCAAGGCCTTGCGCCCCTACTACTACAAACATAAAAAGCTGTAGTACTAAGCCACAGCTACAGATGGTTGCGGCCAGCGTCCCACGGCTTTACCAATCACTGCTAATTCTTGCATTAATTGGTCAAAGGCCTCTGGTGTGAGAGATTGTGGTCCATCTGATAAAGCTTTTTTCGGGTTGGGGTGAACCTCGATCATGAGAGAATCAGTTCCAGCTGCGATCGCCGCCATTGCCATTGAAGGTACAAATTCTGACCAACCTGTACCATGACTGGGGTCAATCATGATTGGTAGGTGCGTCAGCTTTCGCAATACTGGCACTACCGATAAATCTAAGGTATTGCGAGTGTACTGGCGGTCAAAGGTGCGGATTCCCCGCTCACACAAAATCACATTTGGATTGCCTGCAGCTAACACATACTCTGCTGCCATCAACCAATCTTCTATTGTAGCAGCCATTCCCCGTTTTAGCAATACTGGTTTTGGCTGTGCCCCTACTTTCTTCAGCAGGGAGAAATTCTGCATATTTCTGGCGCCAACTTGAATCACATCGCTAACTTCTACGATTTTATCCAAGTCAGCGGCGTCCATCACTTCTGTAATCACGCCTAATCCGCTGACTTCCCTCGCCTTTGCTAACAACTCCAAAGCACTCTCGCCGTGTCCTTGGAAGGCGTAAGGAGAAGTCCGGGGTTTATATGCGCCACCGCGCAAAAACTTGGCTCCAGCTGCTTTTACTTTCACAGCCGTTTCCACAATCATTTCTTCATTTTCGACCGAGCAAGGCCCAGCCACAACTACTAAGGGGTGGTGTTCACCAAACACAACGCTACCATTGGGAGTGTTAACCACTACCTCAGAAGCTTCCCCGTGACGGTACTGGCGGCTAGCACGTTTGTAAGGTAGTTCTACCCGTAATACTTGTTCAATCCAAGGACTAACTTCTTGAATTTGCAGGGGGTCTAAATCAGCAGTCTCACCGACTAGACCAATTACTACTTTGTGCTTACCAATAATTTTCTCTGGTGTCAGTCCCCAGTTAGCTAGTTCCTCATTAATGCGGTTAATTTCCGCTTCCGGGGAACCGATTTTCATTACCACAATCATGTTAAAGTTCCTATTTATTTAAAGTGGATACTTCAGCGAGATATTGATTGCGAATGGATCAATCCGAAAATCTATTGAATCAAAAATATAGCGCTCAGTGGTTTTATTACTGCATATTGGGTGTAGAAAAGAATGATAAATTTTAAATTCGCAATGTTGAAGTTATAAAGTTATATTTAAACTTCAACATTTACTGTGAAATCTACCCAATATCGCAGTCTTCTGATAACTGAGCGCTGATAGTCAAACCTTCTTTTCGCGACTTTCGCGCCAAACCTCTACCATCCGTCCCCAATTAGTGCTGAACTCACTTGAACCCAGCAGACTACCGACTCTTTCCTCATCCCAAGAGGCGGAGAGAACCCCATAGGTTATCCCTAACACCCCCAAACCAAATAATCCCATGTTCACCAATAACACGGCGATGGGAGGTAGTTTGATGTCGGTATAGGTGGCTAGCAGATAACTAGCAACCAAGGTGGTAATACCTAAAGCCGTTGGTATGCCACAGAACCCAGCCACTCGTCGGATCATCCGCTGGCTGACCACCTGAGGAATGGCCATCTCTTGTTTAGAGAAAGGTGGCTGCTTGTCGGACTGTTTCCCAGATGTCTTTGCCGGTGCTGGTGGTTGAGTTGTCGCCTTTACTGGTTTTGGGCGCTTTTTGTTCGGTTCAAAAGGCAAGGGTCTGCGTTCAGATTCTTCAGCAGGCATAAGCGGTAGTCCCTAACCACGAATCCCGAGGCGAGCAATCAAAGCTTGATATTTTTCCCGGCTATCCTGCTGGATATAGGATAGCAGACGTTTGCGCTGACCAATCAGCTTCAACAATCCCCTGCGGGAAGAATGGTCTTTTTTATTCGCCTGGAGATGTTCGCTGAGGCGGTTAATGCGCTCAGTCAACATAGCAATTTGGACATCGGCCGAGCCGGTATCGGTTTCGTGAACTTGAAAGCTGGAAATTAGTTCTTGTTTCCGCTGTTGCGTCAGAGCCATGATCGATTCAATTTGTA
The Gloeotrichia echinulata CP02 DNA segment above includes these coding regions:
- a CDS encoding PAM68 family protein; translation: MPAEESERRPLPFEPNKKRPKPVKATTQPPAPAKTSGKQSDKQPPFSKQEMAIPQVVSQRMIRRVAGFCGIPTALGITTLVASYLLATYTDIKLPPIAVLLVNMGLFGLGVLGITYGVLSASWDEERVGSLLGSSEFSTNWGRMVEVWRESREKKV
- the aroF gene encoding 3-deoxy-7-phosphoheptulonate synthase; translated protein: MIVVMKIGSPEAEINRINEELANWGLTPEKIIGKHKVVIGLVGETADLDPLQIQEVSPWIEQVLRVELPYKRASRQYRHGEASEVVVNTPNGSVVFGEHHPLVVVAGPCSVENEEMIVETAVKVKAAGAKFLRGGAYKPRTSPYAFQGHGESALELLAKAREVSGLGVITEVMDAADLDKIVEVSDVIQVGARNMQNFSLLKKVGAQPKPVLLKRGMAATIEDWLMAAEYVLAAGNPNVILCERGIRTFDRQYTRNTLDLSVVPVLRKLTHLPIMIDPSHGTGWSEFVPSMAMAAIAAGTDSLMIEVHPNPKKALSDGPQSLTPEAFDQLMQELAVIGKAVGRWPQPSVAVA
- a CDS encoding DUF1517 domain-containing protein translates to MRDTFNRMIGRTRYVVFRLFLHLGGSDVAPILGVLNRAARAAIDADGELEVLGEALVEISESLLRSDEYWLSAANEGDVFWDEGEAGDYVNELFSDSAQRYGAELDLSSSRGANEPLSIPVTRNVIVMITVAYEGEVADLETDLSNIQALKEAFKALINLHYKHKLKAIQVHFSPAQLGDDLANDQLLQYYPELIPL
- the rpsO gene encoding 30S ribosomal protein S15, encoding MALTQQRKQELISSFQVHETDTGSADVQIAMLTERINRLSEHLQANKKDHSSRRGLLKLIGQRKRLLSYIQQDSREKYQALIARLGIRG